In Helicobacter bilis, a genomic segment contains:
- the hypA gene encoding hydrogenase/urease nickel incorporation protein HypA — MHEYSIIASLLELCLTHLQEHNAAKVQNIVVSVGERSNIDKSLLQSAFEVLQTEYDSIKDATLTLTIEKILLECKDCKSTFHSLDNPACPKCESKNTHIIQGRDIRLESLSLEAD, encoded by the coding sequence ATGCATGAATATTCCATTATAGCTTCACTTCTTGAGCTTTGCTTGACACATTTGCAAGAGCATAATGCAGCAAAGGTACAAAATATCGTTGTAAGTGTGGGTGAGCGATCAAACATTGATAAAAGCTTATTGCAAAGTGCTTTTGAAGTTTTGCAGACAGAATATGATTCTATAAAAGATGCGACTTTGACACTTACAATAGAAAAGATTTTGCTAGAATGCAAGGATTGTAAAAGCACTTTTCATAGCCTAGATAATCCAGCCTGTCCAAAATGTGAAAGTAAAAATACACATATCATACAAGGGCGAGATATAAGGCTTGAGAGCCTAAGCCTTGAAGCAGATTGA
- a CDS encoding M24 family metallopeptidase, which yields MEAKDFITRDESAMYYLCGYSADNAILMRFGSEFKFITDARYSTEANELCKKNIALEIIESSDLLGEAKRQITQHNIKNLSFDPMRMCVEEHHNLKDIVSLAPMPNFTQIMRMKKSDEELKILQQAQILNLQAIHAFGEYISKEGREKSEKFLWYKIADTLSNYGQYPLSFEPIVGIEGNAAKPHALPSDTTFLQNGDTLLLDCGLKYKRYCADCTRTALFFDDSIIFQKDQDFMVLDESTNKDRLSIHEKQKIYDLVKKAQITTIENLRSGMSGKEIDSIARDIIEKGGYGKYFTHSTGHGIGLDIHEMPFISRRSETIIEDGMVFSIEPGIYIPQTFGVRIEDLVMVKQGRAVVLG from the coding sequence ATGGAAGCAAAAGATTTTATCACTCGCGATGAAAGTGCTATGTATTATCTGTGTGGTTATAGTGCGGATAATGCCATTCTTATGCGTTTTGGAAGTGAGTTTAAATTTATAACAGATGCGCGTTACAGCACAGAGGCAAATGAATTATGTAAGAAAAATATTGCATTAGAGATTATTGAATCTAGCGATCTTTTGGGAGAGGCAAAAAGGCAAATCACACAGCATAATATTAAGAATCTTAGCTTTGATCCTATGCGTATGTGTGTGGAGGAACATCATAACTTAAAAGATATTGTATCACTTGCACCCATGCCAAACTTCACACAAATCATGCGTATGAAAAAAAGTGATGAAGAACTTAAGATTCTACAACAAGCACAGATTCTAAACCTACAAGCAATACATGCGTTTGGGGAATATATATCAAAAGAGGGCAGGGAAAAAAGCGAGAAATTTTTATGGTATAAAATCGCTGATACTTTGAGTAACTATGGGCAGTATCCACTAAGCTTTGAGCCAATTGTAGGTATTGAAGGAAATGCAGCAAAGCCACATGCTCTGCCAAGCGATACGACTTTTTTACAAAATGGCGATACACTTTTGCTTGATTGCGGATTGAAGTATAAGAGATATTGTGCTGATTGCACTCGCACCGCACTTTTTTTTGATGATTCTATAATTTTTCAAAAAGACCAAGATTTTATGGTATTAGATGAAAGCACAAATAAGGATAGACTAAGCATACATGAAAAGCAAAAGATTTATGACCTTGTCAAAAAAGCACAAATAACTACGATTGAGAATCTTCGCTCTGGTATGAGTGGCAAAGAGATAGATTCTATCGCAAGGGATATTATTGAAAAAGGTGGATATGGTAAGTATTTCACACATAGCACAGGGCATGGCATAGGGTTAGATATACATGAGATGCCCTTTATCTCTCGCCGCTCTGAAACAATCATTGAAGATGGCATGGTTTTTTCTATCGAACCCGGAATCTATATCCCACAAACCTTTGGTGTGCGTATTGAAGATTTAGTCATGGTAAAGCAAGGCAGGGCTGTTGTGCTTGGGTAG
- a CDS encoding glycosyltransferase family 25 protein: MKIFVINLERSKDRKAHMQEKLSLLEKDPLFKELDLSYSFFNAIDSKSESFKEYKAMFNPMLCYLWHGRILIDNEIACYASHYSLWEECVRLDEPIIVLEDDIFFEKHFLSALQDMKRTTFSFVRFFTSARSRDKYIYKIDNSNYHYSLKNTNGTLGYYITPSAAKAFFTQKIWDSPVDIYMEHVALHHVDNIIYKPFIVGEDSIATHSTIINADGTHRSINKGGGG; this comes from the coding sequence ATGAAAATATTTGTTATTAATTTAGAGAGATCAAAGGATAGAAAAGCACACATGCAAGAAAAGCTTAGTTTGCTAGAAAAAGATCCACTTTTTAAAGAGCTAGATTTAAGCTATAGCTTTTTTAATGCAATAGATTCTAAAAGTGAGAGTTTTAAAGAATATAAAGCAATGTTTAATCCTATGTTATGCTATTTGTGGCATGGTAGAATCTTAATTGATAATGAAATCGCATGTTATGCTTCTCATTATAGCCTTTGGGAAGAGTGTGTGCGACTTGATGAGCCAATTATTGTGCTAGAAGATGATATATTTTTTGAAAAGCATTTTTTGTCTGCTTTGCAAGATATGAAACGCACGACATTCTCATTTGTGCGATTTTTTACTTCTGCAAGATCTAGAGATAAATATATTTACAAAATTGATAACTCAAACTATCATTATTCACTCAAAAATACCAATGGCACATTAGGCTATTATATTACACCGAGTGCAGCTAAGGCATTTTTCACACAAAAGATATGGGATAGCCCCGTTGATATTTATATGGAGCATGTTGCCCTGCATCATGTTGATAATATTATTTATAAGCCATTTATAGTGGGAGAAGATAGCATAGCTACACATTCTACAATCATAAATGCTGATGGCACGCATAGATCAATCAATAAGGGGGGGGGGGGGTAA
- a CDS encoding GtrA family protein, whose product MASDIVSYRKDSNDMESSVDSKKACCVKRSETYYHTKQSEVSNVESKQDFSPMAQNDKILESTPTNHANKTTNSSNCSVALEALSELEGRSYPNDNDYPSNSLNRSNCIDKGEFLQNPDSKTHKSLKQLILFFCIGGGITLLELLGFYILYKIFGVHYILASLIMFVLASGIGVWLYRRFVFGGTHLHRGLEVGLTYLINTIGIGLNTLILWLCVEFLGFEAIVAKILASLLVAFYGFYARKLVIYRKEPKFYFYTKSPASAHKGVDSKFIKKECQ is encoded by the coding sequence ATGGCGAGTGATATTGTATCTTATAGAAAAGATTCTAATGATATGGAATCTAGTGTGGATTCTAAGAAGGCTTGTTGTGTTAAGCGAAGTGAAACATATTATCATACTAAGCAAAGCGAAGTATCTAATGTAGAATCTAAACAAGATTTTTCGCCTATGGCTCAAAACGACAAGATTCTAGAATCTACACCAACAAACCACGCAAACAAAACCACAAATTCTAGCAATTGCTCTGTGGCTTTGGAGGCTTTGAGCGAATTAGAGGGTAGGAGTTATCCAAACGATAATGACTATCCCTCTAATTCGCTCAATCGTTCAAATTGTATAGACAAGGGCGAATTTTTACAGAATCCAGATTCCAAAACACATAAAAGCTTAAAACAACTCATACTATTTTTCTGTATCGGTGGGGGTATTACTCTTTTAGAGCTTTTAGGATTCTATATCCTATATAAAATTTTTGGGGTGCATTATATTCTTGCTTCGCTTATTATGTTTGTGCTAGCTAGTGGGATTGGTGTGTGGCTATATCGGCGGTTTGTGTTTGGTGGGACGCATTTGCATAGAGGCTTAGAAGTGGGGCTAACCTATCTTATCAACACCATAGGCATAGGGCTAAATACGCTAATTCTATGGCTATGCGTGGAGTTTTTGGGATTTGAAGCGATTGTGGCAAAGATTCTAGCTTCTTTGCTTGTGGCATTTTATGGCTTTTATGCGAGAAAGCTTGTCATTTATAGAAAAGAACCTAAATTCTATTTTTACACAAAAAGCCCTGCATCCGCCCATAAAGGTGTAGATTCTAAATTTATCAAAAAGGAGTGTCAATGA
- a CDS encoding sulfite exporter TauE/SafE family protein translates to MEIVCLAILGIITGSISALFGIGGGMIIVPCMLYLHYLLPDLSFSTHDAVGISVMQMIFSSVFGSAINIFKKKNLCLDSAIFLGIGGFIGAAFSGVVLMYIAEKHLALIFLCVSLFTFYKFLFSVKKTPQKVSLTKAKQRSILVIIGSLTGVFAISLGIGGGVMLVPLLMYFLGFDTKKIVPLSLFFIMCAALSGTFSFVRHGVITDSVLYAGLLLGAFSLVGVVIGTRLIDSMNAQIHYRILVIIYLASIIATLNKVLMYYGIIGGGV, encoded by the coding sequence ATGGAAATTGTGTGTTTAGCGATACTTGGGATTATTACCGGTAGCATTTCTGCTTTATTTGGTATTGGTGGAGGTATGATTATCGTCCCTTGTATGCTGTATTTGCATTATCTTTTGCCAGATCTTAGCTTTTCTACACATGATGCGGTTGGCATTTCTGTTATGCAAATGATTTTTTCATCAGTGTTTGGGAGTGCTATAAATATTTTCAAAAAGAAGAATTTGTGTTTAGATTCTGCGATATTTTTAGGGATCGGTGGGTTTATTGGTGCGGCATTTAGTGGTGTTGTGCTTATGTATATCGCGGAAAAACATTTAGCTTTAATCTTTCTTTGCGTTAGCCTTTTTACATTCTATAAATTCCTTTTTAGTGTGAAAAAAACGCCACAAAAAGTAAGTCTCACAAAAGCAAAGCAAAGGAGCATACTTGTTATAATCGGGAGTTTGACTGGTGTATTTGCGATTTCTTTAGGCATTGGCGGTGGTGTTATGCTTGTGCCTTTGCTTATGTATTTTCTGGGGTTTGATACAAAAAAGATTGTCCCACTTTCACTTTTTTTTATTATGTGTGCAGCATTGAGTGGGACATTTTCATTTGTAAGGCATGGTGTTATAACAGATAGTGTGCTATATGCTGGGCTTTTGCTTGGGGCTTTTTCACTTGTTGGGGTGGTAATAGGCACAAGACTCATTGATAGTATGAACGCACAAATACATTATAGAATCTTGGTTATTATTTATCTAGCCTCTATTATTGCAACTTTAAATAAGGTGCTTATGTATTATGGCATTATTGGGGGTGGTGTATGA
- a CDS encoding DNA adenine methylase, with protein sequence MKNYHKSPLRYPGGKSRAIKFLQDFFPKDFKEFREPFFGGGSVGIYLAQTRENISLFANDLNYDLYCFWQVLKVDSMRLIEKIEAIKESCKDGRELHTEILSRRKQDLSPLQRAVDFFILNRISFSGLLDCGGYSQKAYESRFTQSSIERLRAMPKILQNFHFSSDDYEVLLQKKGQGVFIFLDPPYFSAIKSKLYGKKGDLHTSFDHKRLCENLKNTAHKFLLTYDDSEFIRELYRDFYCKEFSVQYGMNNFKQDKAQKGRELLISNFSLSHLSLFSA encoded by the coding sequence ATGAAAAATTATCACAAATCTCCGCTTCGCTATCCCGGAGGCAAAAGCAGAGCGATAAAGTTTCTACAAGACTTTTTTCCTAAAGATTTTAAAGAGTTTAGAGAGCCATTTTTTGGCGGTGGGAGTGTGGGGATTTATCTCGCACAAACGCGTGAAAACATAAGCCTTTTTGCTAATGATTTAAACTATGATTTATACTGCTTTTGGCAGGTGCTAAAAGTGGATTCTATGCGGCTTATTGAAAAGATTGAAGCGATAAAAGAAAGCTGTAAAGATGGCAGAGAGTTACACACAGAGATTCTAAGCCGCAGGAAGCAAGATTTAAGCCCATTGCAAAGAGCGGTAGATTTTTTTATCTTAAATCGCATTAGCTTTTCAGGGCTGCTTGATTGTGGCGGATATTCTCAAAAGGCTTATGAATCTCGCTTTACACAAAGTAGCATTGAGCGGCTTAGGGCAATGCCTAAAATTTTGCAAAATTTTCATTTTAGCAGCGATGATTATGAAGTGCTATTGCAAAAAAAGGGGCAAGGCGTGTTTATATTTCTTGATCCACCTTATTTTAGTGCGATTAAATCAAAGCTCTATGGCAAAAAGGGTGATTTACACACAAGCTTTGACCACAAAAGACTTTGCGAAAATCTCAAAAACACAGCACATAAATTTTTGCTAACTTATGATGATAGTGAGTTTATTAGAGAGCTTTATAGGGATTTTTATTGTAAGGAATTTAGTGTGCAGTATGGTATGAATAATTTTAAGCAAGATAAGGCACAAAAGGGCAGAGAGCTTTTGATTAGCAATTTTTCTCTTTCCCATCTTTCGCTTTTTAGTGCGTAA
- the mua gene encoding nickel-binding protein Mua: MSLQEDEKEVLAHIVQNIDEQEIFLEFVAKAETIKEAWQIAKIFESKKKEFVESMQEYEILIKAKEKQLKNLNAEITEANNLLKDANIELANIKTEIEEMQNKAQLYKNKIMQNKQAESMESFDTQASFALTKNDDSNPLDFSGIIAEFQPLNVVSVHVKNGATAMARAAQIIYPQELHDVYLKAAKRLFRLKDKISELELKNEKLHIELRDLTEEDNFKEQMRSKINDIDDEYMSIGTPKTLSQSSNILSGMSSKTTLKETTRKETILDKNNFDEETQADRIARIDKKKERVEEMLSQLSNVLREEGVSQKSADEFLEAFKARNK; this comes from the coding sequence TTGAGTTTGCAAGAAGATGAAAAGGAAGTATTAGCACATATCGTGCAAAATATCGATGAGCAAGAGATTTTCCTTGAGTTTGTTGCTAAGGCTGAAACGATAAAGGAAGCATGGCAGATTGCTAAAATCTTTGAGAGTAAGAAAAAAGAATTTGTAGAGAGTATGCAAGAATATGAGATTCTAATCAAGGCAAAAGAAAAGCAATTAAAGAATCTAAACGCAGAGATTACAGAAGCAAACAATCTGTTAAAAGATGCAAACATAGAGTTAGCAAATATAAAAACTGAAATTGAAGAAATGCAAAACAAAGCTCAACTCTATAAAAATAAGATCATGCAAAACAAACAAGCAGAAAGTATGGAATCTTTTGATACACAAGCAAGTTTTGCTTTAACTAAAAATGATGATTCTAACCCGCTTGATTTTAGTGGTATAATCGCTGAATTTCAACCGCTAAATGTGGTAAGTGTGCATGTAAAAAATGGTGCGACTGCTATGGCAAGGGCAGCACAGATAATCTATCCACAAGAATTGCATGATGTATATCTTAAGGCTGCTAAGCGATTATTTCGCTTAAAAGATAAAATCAGTGAGCTTGAGCTAAAAAATGAAAAATTGCATATAGAGCTTAGAGACCTAACAGAAGAAGATAATTTTAAAGAGCAAATGCGAAGTAAGATAAATGATATAGATGATGAGTATATGTCTATTGGCACACCAAAAACACTAAGTCAATCAAGTAATATTTTAAGCGGTATGTCAAGTAAGACAACCCTTAAGGAAACAACCCGTAAAGAAACAATTTTAGATAAAAATAACTTTGATGAAGAAACACAGGCTGATAGAATAGCACGAATTGATAAGAAGAAAGAAAGGGTAGAAGAGATGTTAAGCCAACTCTCCAATGTTTTAAGAGAAGAAGGGGTTAGTCAAAAAAGTGCTGATGAGTTTTTAGAAGCATTTAAAGCAAGAAATAAATGA
- a CDS encoding glycosyltransferase yields MQNNISTCSSHTNKNSQHNLNAEAANTMRINNKRGGGGESSEIYNQQTGFVLKHDNFVESGTIRTNTQLKLQGMESDTTLSLQPPKKIAVIIPCYNEEKTIAQVIDEVFAVLPNAHIYVFDNNSSDNSRNIVKAKITEINALRASNLESQSTDSKPLDSKTPTKSLTLHSVSTQGKGAVMREAFALIEADFYIMIDADTEHDASILPQALAYFSTHKLDMLNIAREADSSTYRKGHSFGNKLFSKSTQMLFGTKINDMLSGYRIFSRPFVKSFPAHSNGFEIETELTIYALEQRLRTDEIKAPYKSRPEGSFSKLSTFKDGFKISLMILNLLFSERPLLVFGVLSAICFLLSLFFGVPVFVEFLETSKVARFPTLFVCVGLMVIAVVLFIAGLLAHLVTKSIKESRYLAYLQSKRESYKGIYGE; encoded by the coding sequence ATGCAAAACAATATTTCTACTTGCTCTAGTCATACAAATAAAAACTCACAACACAATCTAAATGCAGAAGCTGCAAACACCATGCGAATAAATAATAAACGGGGGGGGGGGGGTGAATCTAGTGAGATCTATAATCAGCAAACAGGTTTTGTCCTTAAGCACGATAATTTTGTAGAATCTGGCACTATTCGCACAAACACACAGCTTAAACTTCAAGGTATGGAATCTGATACCACACTATCTTTACAACCACCTAAAAAAATCGCTGTAATTATCCCCTGCTACAATGAGGAAAAGACTATCGCTCAAGTTATTGATGAAGTCTTTGCTGTCCTGCCAAACGCACATATTTATGTGTTTGATAATAATTCAAGTGATAATTCAAGAAATATTGTTAAAGCTAAAATCACAGAAATTAACGCACTAAGAGCGAGCAATTTAGAATCTCAAAGCACAGATTCTAAACCGCTAGACTCTAAAACCCCCACAAAATCTCTCACACTCCATAGTGTTAGCACGCAAGGCAAGGGGGCGGTTATGCGAGAGGCATTTGCCTTGATTGAAGCAGATTTCTACATAATGATTGATGCAGATACTGAACACGATGCTTCTATCTTACCACAGGCACTAGCGTATTTTAGCACTCACAAACTTGATATGCTAAATATCGCAAGAGAGGCAGACTCTAGCACATATCGCAAGGGGCATAGCTTTGGCAATAAGCTGTTTTCAAAAAGCACACAAATGCTTTTTGGCACAAAAATTAACGATATGCTGAGTGGTTATAGAATCTTTTCTCGCCCTTTTGTGAAGAGCTTCCCAGCCCATAGCAATGGCTTTGAGATAGAGACTGAACTCACCATTTATGCCCTAGAGCAAAGGCTTCGCACCGATGAGATAAAAGCCCCTTATAAATCCCGCCCAGAAGGCAGCTTCTCTAAACTTTCAACCTTCAAAGATGGCTTTAAAATATCGCTTATGATTCTAAATCTCTTGTTTAGTGAGCGTCCTTTGCTTGTTTTTGGTGTGCTAAGTGCTATATGTTTTTTGCTGTCTCTATTCTTTGGTGTGCCTGTCTTTGTGGAGTTTTTAGAGACTTCTAAAGTGGCGAGATTTCCTACACTTTTTGTGTGTGTTGGGCTTATGGTGATTGCTGTGGTGCTTTTTATCGCAGGGCTTTTAGCCCATCTTGTTACAAAAAGCATTAAAGAATCTCGCTATTTAGCCTATTTGCAAAGCAAAAGGGAAAGCTATAAGGGCATATATGGCGAGTGA
- a CDS encoding sodium-dependent transporter, translating into MQKDFGKIGFILAALGSSIGLGHIWRFPTTAGMNGGGAFVLLFLGIALFVGVAMLVAEMLVGQQGRKNVPDSFKEITQNPKTSWRFVGITLFAGPFILTFYCAVLGWVLYYLVSVSFNLPADFAQSKAIFETFSSHTEQISYQILCFAIILAITAYSIVYGIKSIERLNYVLMPLLFIIFFGLLFYAMSLPSFGESVEFMFKPDFSKLTSNTIIDAMGQVFFSLSLGAGTIITYSSHVNRNQNLFASALWIVIPGIIISIVAGLMIFTFVFAYGSKADVAGGPGLIFIVLPVMFGHLGALGGFLCALFMIGLLFAGLSSTVSLLEPCIKYLTDKTKYSRATLTYIVSFGIFLVGIIVILSMNTNYQATLTFFEKNLFDWIDWISANMLLTWGSFFSSLFIGYFVSKDKLREWTKGYLKSDVAFYFWLYSLRVLAPLMVIVIFINRIQRF; encoded by the coding sequence ATGCAAAAAGATTTTGGAAAGATTGGATTTATTTTGGCAGCACTTGGTAGCTCTATTGGCTTAGGGCATATTTGGCGGTTTCCTACAACTGCGGGTATGAATGGTGGCGGGGCGTTTGTGTTGCTTTTCTTAGGTATTGCCTTGTTTGTGGGTGTAGCTATGCTTGTAGCAGAAATGCTTGTAGGGCAGCAAGGTAGAAAAAATGTGCCTGATAGTTTTAAAGAGATTACGCAAAATCCTAAAACTTCATGGCGTTTTGTGGGCATTACTTTATTTGCTGGTCCTTTTATTTTGACATTTTATTGTGCAGTGCTAGGCTGGGTTTTATACTATCTTGTATCTGTTAGCTTTAATCTACCCGCAGATTTTGCACAAAGCAAGGCTATCTTTGAGACTTTTAGCTCACATACAGAACAGATTTCCTATCAGATTCTCTGTTTTGCTATCATTCTAGCGATTACTGCATATAGCATTGTGTATGGGATTAAGAGTATTGAGAGATTAAACTATGTATTAATGCCCCTGCTTTTTATTATCTTTTTTGGATTGCTGTTTTATGCGATGAGTTTGCCTAGCTTTGGTGAGAGTGTGGAGTTTATGTTTAAGCCTGATTTTTCAAAACTCACTTCAAATACTATTATTGATGCTATGGGGCAGGTCTTTTTCTCCCTCTCACTTGGGGCTGGGACAATCATCACTTATTCATCACATGTGAATAGAAATCAGAATCTTTTTGCAAGTGCATTATGGATTGTTATACCGGGTATTATCATTTCTATTGTTGCGGGGCTTATGATATTTACATTTGTATTTGCCTATGGTAGCAAGGCTGATGTAGCTGGTGGTCCGGGGTTAATCTTTATTGTATTGCCTGTGATGTTTGGGCATCTTGGCGCGCTTGGGGGATTTTTGTGTGCGTTATTTATGATTGGGCTATTATTTGCTGGATTATCTTCTACCGTGTCCTTGCTTGAGCCATGTATAAAATATCTTACTGATAAGACAAAGTATAGTCGTGCAACTCTTACTTATATAGTGAGTTTTGGTATATTTTTAGTGGGTATTATTGTGATTTTATCGATGAATACGAATTATCAAGCAACTCTTACTTTCTTTGAGAAGAATCTATTTGATTGGATTGATTGGATAAGTGCGAATATGCTACTTACTTGGGGGAGTTTCTTTAGCTCTTTATTTATTGGCTATTTTGTATCAAAGGATAAATTGCGTGAATGGACTAAAGGCTATCTTAAAAGCGATGTTGCCTTTTACTTTTGGCTGTATAGTTTGCGTGTATTAGCACCTTTAATGGTTATTGTGATTTTTATTAATCGTATTCAAAGATTCTAG
- a CDS encoding M23 family metallopeptidase: protein MRRLILAGMSCVIFISIFLLLHTSSFERIPPNLELYVLKENDKILHHIHTSFFNPENTIHLNAYDSSGLASYYVSITDKDGKVLVEESEVLLKKTEELNIALPKIPNLADGDEVFYHVSVRDWSNSNFFRGNETKLTKHFIINKSTPQVQVIAASKQIMYGGSALIAFSIQQLGLYDKTKDSLIDKVIVSNGHDEFEAYPFKNKQGKVVYLSLIAWPIKNTFFDGTIQVIDSAMNETKIQIPIATNVNYPRRKFNILISDSRLQTLIKKLEDNVIMPQDLTTNIEKFQFFNETIRHQDNQRIANFFQISKQTNIESNIPRLNVFAPIKEAQTSGRFGDEYIYKYHKEHVGSSVRYGIEFIAENDMRVINSNNAIVAFKGNIGSYGNLVVLNHVLGLSSIYGYLNAIPTLPRDMQSLMQIGQMGASGFATTTSLFFAILVQGHFVNPNEWLQAEWIDTNINQVLDRADNFGVKQK, encoded by the coding sequence ATGAGACGATTGATTTTAGCGGGAATGAGTTGTGTTATCTTTATCTCCATTTTTCTTTTACTGCATACTTCAAGCTTTGAGAGAATCCCGCCAAATCTAGAACTCTATGTATTAAAAGAGAATGATAAAATATTGCATCACATTCACACTTCATTTTTTAACCCTGAAAATACCATTCATTTAAATGCCTATGATTCAAGCGGTCTTGCTTCATATTATGTAAGTATTACGGATAAAGATGGCAAGGTGTTGGTTGAAGAGAGTGAAGTGCTGCTTAAAAAGACAGAAGAGCTAAATATCGCATTGCCAAAGATTCCAAATCTAGCTGATGGCGATGAGGTTTTTTATCATGTGAGTGTGAGAGACTGGAGTAACTCAAACTTTTTTCGTGGGAATGAAACAAAGCTTACAAAACATTTCATAATCAATAAAAGCACACCACAAGTGCAAGTTATCGCTGCTTCAAAGCAAATCATGTATGGTGGCAGTGCGCTCATTGCCTTTAGCATTCAGCAACTAGGGCTTTATGATAAGACAAAAGATTCTCTCATAGATAAGGTGATAGTAAGCAATGGGCATGATGAGTTTGAAGCCTATCCTTTTAAGAATAAGCAGGGAAAAGTAGTCTATCTCTCACTTATTGCATGGCCTATTAAAAATACATTTTTTGATGGCACGATACAAGTTATTGATAGTGCGATGAATGAAACAAAGATTCAGATTCCAATTGCTACAAATGTGAATTATCCACGCAGAAAGTTTAATATACTTATAAGTGATTCTCGTCTGCAAACACTTATTAAAAAACTAGAAGATAATGTAATCATGCCGCAAGATTTAACAACAAATATTGAAAAATTTCAGTTTTTTAATGAAACGATCAGGCATCAAGATAATCAAAGGATAGCAAACTTTTTTCAAATATCAAAGCAAACAAATATAGAATCTAATATACCACGATTAAATGTCTTTGCCCCTATAAAAGAGGCACAAACATCTGGTCGCTTTGGCGATGAGTATATATATAAGTATCATAAAGAGCATGTGGGCTCTTCTGTGCGATATGGTATAGAGTTTATCGCTGAAAATGATATGCGCGTAATTAATAGTAATAATGCCATAGTGGCTTTCAAGGGCAATATTGGATCGTATGGGAATCTCGTGGTATTAAATCATGTGTTAGGACTAAGCTCAATTTATGGCTATTTAAACGCAATCCCAACATTACCAAGAGATATGCAATCTCTTATGCAAATAGGGCAAATGGGTGCTAGTGGCTTTGCTACTACCACTAGTCTCTTTTTTGCGATACTTGTGCAAGGGCATTTTGTAAATCCAAATGAATGGCTACAAGCAGAATGGATTGATACAAATATTAATCAAGTGCTTGATCGTGCGGATAACTTTGGCGTGAAACAGAAATGA